From the Candidatus Binatia bacterium genome, the window TGACATCGCCATCGAAGGAAGCGCTTGCGTTCCGATCAGCGACGGCGCATATCGACTCAGGGACGGGTCGGTGCTTTTCGTTTGGTTTGAAGGCCCTGGAGACGGGCAGCTCCAGGAAGCGCGGTGGTACCGACCCGTATCCAACGAGAATCTGACGCTGCCAACCGCTCAAGTTACTGCAACCGTATACGAATGCGCGCACGATGCAAACGATAGTCCAACCCTTAGAATAGCTGACGTGGATCGGCTCTTTGCTTCAGTTCCGGTCACGCCGCAGTGGTCTTTTCAAGAACCCGTCTGGCAGACCACAGTAGCCTTACCCGTGGGCCACTACATTATTGACTCTCGCACCAAACATTGCACGGGGGAGAGCGAACAGCTAGTCGCAATTGCAGGTCAAACACGCCACGTTACTGTGACCCTTGATTATCAAGCCACGCCAACCAAATTCATAGCCAGAGTCGATGAGAATATGTATGCATCTGCGGTGTATGGCGTTTTGCCAAGCCTACCGTCGCGAGTCGAAATTATGGCGGCCGACAGCATCATCGGGGAGCAGACGCGCCGACCGGCCACGATTGACGGCAACTTTTATGAGTTTGATCACCTACGGTCGGGCCGCTACGTCGTGCGCGTAGTCTTCGGAGACGTCGTCGCTAGTCGCGAAGTGGTCATACCAAAAGACGTGTACGGAGCAACGGTGCGAGCCGATCTCACGACGGGCGAGGCCAGCGAAATCGTCAGAACTCAAGCTGCGGGGACCGGATATTTTACAGTCAAGAACTACATGCACGAGAAGGTAGAGACCCACCGACTGGGCCCCGCGACCGTCGATCGCTGGACGAACGAGCTGACTGCGCCGAGCGACTACAATATACGAACGCAACGGATCGGCACGCCCGTCCTTCATGCCCTTGAGGTAGCGCAACATTTTCTCTCGTCCGATGAGAGGGTGCCGCCAGGTTTTAGGACCTTGTCGGCCTTCTCCATTGGGATCGGGGGCAGCAATTCCGAGATATTCGTGAACCTCGTGCCAGTCGACCTAAACGCGTGGCGACGAAACGGTCCCAAGAGACCTGAGAGCTGCTATGTGCCCGAATGGGACGGGAATCTGACGGTCGTCGTCAACGAGAAAGCTTGGCGGGTCGATGAAGTTGTTGTCTGTCCATAGCACGGAAGGATCGCAACATCGCTCGCCGGGTCCGGCCGAATCGCAGGCATCGATCGGCGCGCCAGGCGCGACGGCGCAGGTACCCTACGCGCTCCGAAAGTGATGCTTGACGCCGGCTCCATACGGGGAGGCTTTCCAGCGGACTACTACGCACGGATGATCCCGCCACAGGATCAGCCGCTCGTTCGCGCCATCGCCGCGGCAACTGGAACGGACCGGTACCCAAAGATTGATGTTGAACTGCAGAGCGGTACGGATAAACCGTGGACCTGCGCTTTCGAAGGCAGCGAGGACCGAAGCTCGCTCTTTACAACACCGAATCCGCTCGTCGCGGGGCTCGCTGCGAACGAGTCATACGTACTGTACCTCATAAATGCGCGGACGCATCGCATCGACGAAGTATCAATCTCAACTCCCGCAGAGTGCGCAGCGTCCGACTTAGCGAATGGGAGATTGTTCGTGGCCACGGCAATAAACGTCGTAGCTATCGGAAGGAGCGGCTTTTTGTGGGGCTCCAAGCGAGTATCGCTCGACGGCATATCGATGCTAACCTACGCGGAGGGTTGTGTCCGCGGCGTCGGAAACGAGCCCGGAGGAAATCCGGTGAAGTTTTCCGTCAACGCATCAAGTGGCGAAGCGCACGGTGGATTCGACTTCAACCTAGCTGGACCGGAATAGGCCTACCGCCGTTGCCGCGCTCGCGAGGCCGCATCGCGCTAGCCGGCGTTGCGGCTTAGCCTAGGCTCTCAGCTGCCGCAGCCCGGCGGCGATCGCAAATGCCTCGCAGTTAGCTCGCGGCGCGCTCGCAGTCTCCCTGTTAAGCGTTATGATCTAAGCTGCGAGGCTGCTGCGAGCTACGCTGCCGCGCTGCGAGGCGCTCGCAGCTGCAATGCGTGCAAAGCTGCAAGGCGACAACGGCCTCGCCATCGGAGGCCGGGGTGCAGGGGTTGCGGTGCCGAAAATGTACCCGCGAGTGCGAGAATGTGGCCGGTCTACGGCTTCAACGAGAAGACGGTTCCCCATCCGGCCATGCCGCCGCTAGTGGTTGTGCCGTAGAGCGTGTCATTGATCTTGAGCAAGCCCGCGTACGGGTGCTTACCGTCGTTGTCGCCCGAGCCGAAACTGTAGACTACCGTCTCCGCACCGGTCGTGCTTATTCTGTAGACGGTCCCTTCGTCGTGGGCGCCGCCAAGCTCCGTCGTGCCGTAGAGCTCACCGTTCATCTCGGTCACGCCCGCGATCGGGTCCTTTCCGTCGGAGCCGCCGCCGAAGCTGTGGAGAACCGTCTCCACGCCCTGAGCAATGCGATAGACGGTCCCGCGGCCGTGCGCGCCGCCCGCGTTCGTTGTGCCGTAGAGCGTGCCCTTTACGCCCAGCACACCAGCAAAGGGGGTCTTCCCATCGGAGCCCAAGCCGAAGTAGTGCACCACCTGTTCCGTACCGTTGTTAAAAAGTGAGTAGACGGTGCCTCCATCGGCCACGCCGCCTCTAATCGTCGTGCCGAAGAGCGGGTCGCCATTCACATTGGTCAAGCCCGCAGTGGGGCTCGCACCGTCGTAGCCGAGACCGAAGTCGTGCCCTTTGAAGAATTTATACGGACGTTTAACATAGACGATTCCCCTATCGTACCGGCCACCATACGTCGTCGTGCCGTAAAGGGCGTCGTTCTTGCTAATCAAGGCGCCGTCCGGGTGCGCGCCGTTGTCGCCATCGAAGCTGTGCACAACATTCTCGTTGCCGGTTGCGTCTATAGTGTAGACGGTTCCCTTGCCGTGTGCGCCGCCGAAGCGCG encodes:
- a CDS encoding choice-of-anchor tandem repeat GloVer-containing protein, giving the protein MAFLAACGGSQPPVTIAPVTATTQATHTRPAITFQTLHSFGSNNDGKSPESALIEVNGTLYGTTPLGGLHDFGTVYSISKTGTETVLHSFSGPDGDSPGGGALLDVNGTLDGTTRFGGAHGKGTVYTIDATGNENVVHSFDGDNGAHPDGALISKNDALYGTTTYGGRYDRGIVYVKRPYKFFKGHDFGLGYDGASPTAGLTNVNGDPLFGTTIRGGVADGGTVYSLFNNGTEQVVHYFGLGSDGKTPFAGVLGVKGTLYGTTNAGGAHGRGTVYRIAQGVETVLHSFGGGSDGKDPIAGVTEMNGELYGTTELGGAHDEGTVYRISTTGAETVVYSFGSGDNDGKHPYAGLLKINDTLYGTTTSGGMAGWGTVFSLKP